Proteins encoded together in one Polypterus senegalus isolate Bchr_013 chromosome 16, ASM1683550v1, whole genome shotgun sequence window:
- the ints8 gene encoding integrator complex subunit 8 — protein MSAEAADREAVTCSRPCTPTQTSWFEFLLDDSLLERHLQNLCPDPAPVPLIIQFLEQASKPTVNEQNQVQPPADNKRNRTLKLLALKVAAHLKWDLDALEKGLSIPVLNMLLNELLCVSKVPPGVKHVDLDLSTLPPTTTMAVLVYNRWAIRTAVKSSFPIKQAKPGPHQLNMLNHVQQEKELTENILKVLKEQADDSIAVLEAILGMKKDFYVHTMRTLDLLAVDSCTSNGETECSTAGLKISKDELHCQVSYDLGTVFFQQGCSNSSCYEKAREHFLKTRELLAKLGARAVHCKIDESRLAGYCQACGVLTGLSKGDDGQSVIYGKIHGLVKSGEYKGIVDIFLEDNVTLSLPNHFRQSILREFFQKAQQGNKTLDEVCYKICICNGVRDVLEGEVISLRFRQLLLKPTKEKLDFLLEVCTRSLPKEKASESMKKKMTSFLKNLCLSLEDLQLVFMLSSHELFVTLLKDEERVALVNQMRKRSSAINLSMKPLTSFYDMPATASVSIGQLEHQLILSVDSWRIRQILIELHGMTERQFWKVSSKWEVPPDYSSVILGIKDNLTRDLVYILMAKGLHCIAIKDFIHARQLFSACLELVTEFSPKLRQVMLNEMLLLDITAHEAEFEGSRERPPPDLVSRVRGYLEMRIHDIPLRQILGKECVAFMLNWRENEYLTLQVPATLVQNNPYVKLGQLLAATCKELPGPKETRRTAKDLWEVVVQICSFSSQHKRANDGRISLIKHRESTLGIMHRSAFVAFIQKLREPLVLTTLVSLFVRLHSIVRDDIVNEVTAEHLSIWPTSLPNLQSVDVEAVAITLKEVVNHALTLNPTNHSWLITQADIYFVTSQYSAALHHYLQAGAVCSDFFNKAVPADVYTDQVLKRMIRCCSHLNCHTQVAILCQFLREVDYMTAFKALQEQNSHDAMDSLYEYIWDVTILEYLTYIHHKRGETEKRQIAIKAIGQTELNASNPEDVLQLAAQKRKKKFLQAMAKLYF, from the exons ATGAGTGCTGAAGCAGCAGACCGTGAAGCTGTGACTTGCAGCCGACCCTGCACACCTACACAGACATCATGGTTTGAATTTCTCTTGGACGATTCCCTCCTAGAACGTCACCTACAAAACCTATGTCCTG ATCCTGCACCTGTGCCACTCATCATTCAGTTTCTGGAGCAAGCTTCAAAACCCACAGTGAATGAACAGAACCAAGTTCAGCCTCCAGCAGATAACAAGAGAAACAGGACGCTCAAGCTTCTTGCTCTCAAAGTGGCTGCTCATTTGAAGTGGGACTTGGATGCTTTAGAAAAAGg TTTGTCAATTCCAGTTCTCAATATGCTTTTGAATGAACTGCTGTGCGTTAGTAAAGTACCACCAGGAGTTAAACATGTGGACCTCGATCTCTCAACATTACCTCCAACTACCACTATGGCTGTTCTTGTGTACAATCGATG GGCTATTCGAACAGCAGTTAAAAGCAGTTTCCCAATAAAGCAAGCAAAACCCGGACCACATCAGCTGAACAT GCTGAACCATGTACAGCAGGAAAAGGaattaacagaaaacattttaaaagtg CTTAAAGAGCAAGCAGATGACTCGATTGCTGTCCTAGAAGCCATCCTAGGAATGAAGAAGGATTTCTATGTTCACACAATGAGAACTCTGGATCTCCTGGCTGTAGATTCATGTACTTCAAATGGGGAGACTGAATGTTCAACTGCAGGGCTCAAAATAAGCAAAGATGAGCTGCATTGCCAG GTTTCATATGATCTGGGCACAGTCTTCTTTCAGCAGGGCTGTTCAAATTCCTCGTGTTATGAAAAGGCCAGggaacatttcttaaaaacaagAGAATTGCTTGCTAAG CTTGGTGCAAGAGCAGTGCATTGTAAGATTGATGAAAGCAGGTTAGCTGGATACTGCCAAGCATGTGGGGTTTTGACTGGATTATCCAAGGGTGATGATGGGCAATCTGTGATATATGGCAAGATACACGGCTTAGTCAAATCGGGAGAATATAAG gGAATAGTTGACATATTTTTAGAGGACAATGTAACCTTGAGTTTACCAAATCATTTTAGACAATCTATTCTAAGAGAATTCTTTCAGAAAGCACAGCAAGG GAATAAAACTCTAGATGAAGTGTGTTATAAAATCTGTATATGTAATGGAGTGCGTGATGTCCTGGAGGGTGAAGTAATTAGTCTTCGATTTCGGCAGCTTCTGCTGAaaccaacaaaagaaaaacttgacTTTCTGCTTGAG GTTTGCACAAGATCACTGCCTAAGGAGAAAGCTTCAGAaagcatgaaaaagaaaatgacttctTTTTTAAA GAATCTTTGTCTCAGCCTCGAGGACCTCCAGCTTGTTTTCATGCTTTCTTCCCATGAGCTCTTCGTAACATTACTGAAAGATGAGGAAAGAGTAGCTCTTGTAAATCAGATGAGAAAACGGTCATCGGCCATCAATCTGTCAATGAAGCCTTTGACTTCCTTTTATGATATGCCAG CAACAGCAAGTGTAAGCATAGGACAACTAGAGCATCAGCTGATCTTGTCTGTAGATTCGTGGAGGATACGTCAGATTTTGATTGAGTTGCATGGTATGACTGAACGACAGTTCTGGAAAGTTTCTAGTAAA tgggaaGTTCCTCCAGATTACAGCAGTGTGATTTTAGGAATTAAAGACAACCTTACGCGGGATTTGGTTTACATTCTTATGGCAAAGGGCTTGCACTGCATCGCCATAAAG GACTTTATTCATGCCAGACAACTGTTTTCTGCCTGCCTTGAGCTGGTGACAGAGTTTTCCCCAAAACTGCGTCAGGTAATGCTGAACGAAATGCTACTTCTGGACATCACTGCTCATGAGGCAGAATTTgaaggaagcagagagcggcCACCTCCTGACCTCGTAAGCAGAGTCAGGGGCTACCTGGAGATGAGAATACATG ATATTCCTCTTCGGCAGATTTTAGGGAAGGAGTGTGTTGCGTTCATGTTGAACTGGAGAGAAAATGAATACCTGACTTTGCAGGTCCCTGCAACACTTGTGCAAAACAATCCATAtgtaaag TTGGGTCAGCTGCTGGCAGCCACCTGCAAGGAACTTCCAGGACCTAAAGAGACAAGAAGAACAGCTAAAGATCTTTGGGAAGTTGTTGTACAAATCTGCAGTTTTAGTAGCCAACACAAACGAGCCAATGATGGAAGAATTAGCTTAATAAAGCACCGAGAATCCACTTTAGGGATTATGCACAG GAGTGCATTTGTGGCCTTTATTCAGAAGCTGAGG GAACCACTTGTGCTGACTACACTTGTGTCCTTATTTGTCCGGTTGCACAGCATTGTACGG GATGATATTGTAAATGAAGTAACTGCCGAACACTTGTCTATCTGGCCAACATCTTTACCCAa TTTGCAGTCTGTAGATGTGGAGGCTGTTGCTATCACTTTGAAGGAGGTTGTGAACCACGCATTGACGCTAAATCCAACTAACCATTCTTGGCTAATTACCCAAGCAGATATTTATTTTG TCACCAGTCAATACTCTGCCGCTCTGCACCACTACCTTCAGGCTGGAGCTGTGTGTTCGGACTTCTTCAATAAAGCAGTACCTGCAGATGTCTACACAGATCAG GTGCTAAAACGAATGATACGGTGCTGTTCACATCTAAACTGCCACACCCAG GTGGCAATTTTGTGTCAGTTCCTCCGTGAGGTGGACTACATGACGGCTTTCAAGGCCTTGCAGGAACAAAACAG CCATGATGCCATGGATTCCTTGTACGAGTACATCTGGGATGTGACTATTTTGGAATATCTGACCT ACATCCATCACAAAAGAGGAGAAACTGAAAAACGACAAATAGCG